The genomic region CCACGGAGGAGTGCACCAACGTTTTCGCCAGCACGACCTTCTTGGAGGAGCTTACGGAACATTTCAACACCAGTGATAGTAGTAGTAGCAGTGTCAACAATACCAACAATTTCAGCTGTATCATTTACTTTGATGATACCACGTTCGATACGACCAGTAACAACAGTACCACGACCTTCAATTGAGAATACATCTTCAATTGGCATAAGGAATGGTTTATCTACAGAACGCTCTGGCTCTAAGATGTATTTATCTACTGCAGCCATAAGATCCATGATACATTTTGCATCATCAGAAGTTGAGTCAGCAGACTCAAGAGCTTTAAGTGCAGAACCAGGAATTACTGGGAGATCGTCACCAGGGAACTTGTATTCAGAAAGAAGTTCACGAACTTCCATTTCAACGAGTTCAAGCATTTCTTCGTCGTAGTCAACTTGATCAGCTTTGTTAACGAATACTACGATGTAAGGAACACCAACTTGGCGAGCAAGAAGGATGTGCTCACGTGTCTGGGCCATAGGTCCATCAGTAGCAGCGATTACAAGGATAGCACCGTCCATTTGAGCAGCACCAGTAATCATGTTTTTAACATAATCAGCGTGACCAGGACAATCTACGTGAGCGTAGTGGCGAGTTTCAGTTTCATACTCTACG from Lentisphaera profundi harbors:
- the tuf gene encoding elongation factor Tu; this translates as MAKENFERTKPHLNIGTIGHVDHGKTTLTAAICTILAHAGGGEAMDYAAIDNAPEEKARGITINTSHVEYETETRHYAHVDCPGHADYVKNMITGAAQMDGAILVIAATDGPMAQTREHILLARQVGVPYIVVFVNKADQVDYDEEMLELVEMEVRELLSEYKFPGDDLPVIPGSALKALESADSTSDDAKCIMDLMAAVDKYILEPERSVDKPFLMPIEDVFSIEGRGTVVTGRIERGIIKVNDTAEIVGIVDTATTTITGVEMFRKLLQEGRAGENVGALLRGVKKEDVQRGQILCKPGSVTPHTKFEGQVYILSKDEGGRHKPFFAGYRPQFYFRTTDVTGVIQLEDGRDMVMPGDDLTITAELIQPIAMEETLRFAIREGGRTVGAGAVTKIIA